A region of the Patescibacteria group bacterium genome:
TATGAGTTTTAACCCAAAAATACCCCATAATCTCGACCTTCTTCCACCGACTATTGACCTCAATTCTCCTAAATATGGTAAATTGCTGGTGAAAGCTCGAGCCGAACTGGCGGAATTAAAAGGATATAGTGTGGGCTTACCCAATCCGCTTCTTTTGCTGTCGCCCGCAATATTAAAAGAATCAGTGGCTAGTTCAAATATTGAAAATATCCACACGACGGTTGCCGAGGTGCTCCAACAACAATTGTTTCCGGAAGCGGAGCGGCGCGGAGCGGATAAAGAAGTATTGCGCTATCGCGAAGCGATTATGCAGGGATTCGTGGAGCTGGATAAACTCCCGGTGTCGAGTCGTCTCATTGTCGATATCGCACGGATGCTCGTCCCATCCGCAGGTGGCTACCGCAAAACTCAGAACTTCATCCACAACAGCGTTACAAATGAGATCATATATACGCCCCCGCCGGCGAATGAGATGTCGCGGCTCATCGGTAACTTAGAAAATTTTATTAACGACAAGGGGCTAGATGTGGACCCTCTGATTAAGAGTGCCGTTGCTCACTATCAATTCGAAGCCATCCATCCTTTCGGTGATGGTAATGGCAGAACCGGACGTATTTTAATGGTGCTTTATTTAGTCCAGGAACACCTTTTGCATTATCCGATCTTGTACATTAGCGGCTATATCAATAAACATCGGCCGGAGTATTACCGCCTGCTTCTTGAGGTCACCAGAGCAGGGCGATGGGAAGACTTCATCCTTTTTATGCTGGAGGGATTCTATCAGCAGGCCAAAGAAACCAAGGATACGCTGTTTGATATGACAACTGAATTTTTTCAGTATAAGAAGGAAACTAAGGAGAAACTGCCGAACATCTACTCATCCGAGCTTGTCGAACAATTATTCTCCCATCCGGTTACAAATCCAGCCGCGCTGGGGAAAGCGCTGAATGTGCATTATGTTACTGCTGGCAAATATCTTAAAGCACTCGCCACAGCTGGCTACCTGAAAGAATCATGGCATGGCAAGTACCATCTATATACGAATAAGCGGTTGCTCGACGTATTGCATGCACGAAATCCCTGAGCCGTCAGTACTGGAGATGTGGCGAACAAACTTGATACAATCGCCAACTCATGAGAATAATAGCGTCACATGTCCGCAATCGCGCTGATCCATGGCTATGCCGTCAGGCTGACATCGCCCGTTGTCCGCCGGGGTTTTGGTGAGACGACCGGTTTTAAGGCCTTCTCGAAAGATGTGGGCTCCGGAACGGCGGCTGTGTTTCGCTGGGGCATCATCAAGGAAGTATCGTGGCTGGCGCTGCTTGATCCGGTCGCACAGTACCGATTTTACCGCGACGAACTGGCGACGGCCTTGAGTCCTGCCACCCAGGTGCTGCTGCAAGAATTCCTGGAACGCGAAAATCCGTCCGTCATTGTTGTCCATTCCATGGGAGCGACTCTTCTGCACGCTTACGCGCGTACGCACAGCCTGCCGCCGTCGGTGCGCTATGTAGTCATGGTGCAGGCTGACTTGCCGTGGGGTGCTGACCTTGAGGTCTTCCCCGGCGTTTACAACCTGTACTGCCCATGGGATCCGACGCTCATGGCCTCTTCGCTGTTTTCTAGACGGCGGCGCGCGGGACTTGGGCCGGTGTCTGGCAGTAATGTGACAAATCAGCTGCTGCCGGCTCATCGCTTGCCCAACTTGCATACATCCGCGCTGTGCGACCAGAGGCTGCGAGAAATCGTCATGCAATTAATGAGTGGCTAAAATGGCTCATGGCGGCACCGAAGCCAGCTCCGACACATTAAGTATCGCGATCGCAACAAACGCGCTCATCATATTGGTTCCCGCCGTGCTCTACACCCTGACGACATATTTTTTGGCTTAAACTCTACTCGCACCGATTCGATCAAGATTGGGACATCCCTACCCTGACGGCTGGTCGAATTCGCGGATAAGAAAAACCGGTCCGCGAGCGCGAGCCGGTTTTGCTGATGAAGCAGGATTCACCGATCAGTCGGCCAGCGTTTCCGCCGCTGGCTGGACCGGTTCGACCTGGTAAGTGTCGACGCGATGCAGCGTGATCCGGATGCGGGTGCCGCGCGGAACCACGA
Encoded here:
- a CDS encoding Fic family protein, which encodes MSFNPKIPHNLDLLPPTIDLNSPKYGKLLVKARAELAELKGYSVGLPNPLLLLSPAILKESVASSNIENIHTTVAEVLQQQLFPEAERRGADKEVLRYREAIMQGFVELDKLPVSSRLIVDIARMLVPSAGGYRKTQNFIHNSVTNEIIYTPPPANEMSRLIGNLENFINDKGLDVDPLIKSAVAHYQFEAIHPFGDGNGRTGRILMVLYLVQEHLLHYPILYISGYINKHRPEYYRLLLEVTRAGRWEDFILFMLEGFYQQAKETKDTLFDMTTEFFQYKKETKEKLPNIYSSELVEQLFSHPVTNPAALGKALNVHYVTAGKYLKALATAGYLKESWHGKYHLYTNKRLLDVLHARNP